GAAGACGTCGTCGTACGTCAGGTCGTACCCGGGCTGGATGTCATTGAGGAAACGCACGTGCTGCACATCCCAGTCGATCAGAGGTGACCCCCCGACCGGCCGGCCAGGGGGAAAAGAGCACGTACTTCATTCTCCCATGCCGGGTGCGCACACGTCCCCCAGCGGATCATCCAGGCTGGTCAGGGGGCCGTTCGGAGGATTCTCCAAGGCCGAGGGTGACGAAGAGGCCGGGGCCCCGGTCCGTCGCCTCGGCGAAGATCTCCTCCGCGACCTGCCACTCCTCGGGCCGCGCCTCGGCGTACGCCCGCCAGCCCCGGACGACGACGAGCAGCCCCCGGTCCACGGCGCCCTCGGGCCAGAGGGCGGGGTCGGCCAGACAGTCGGCGAGAGCGTCCCAGTTGCGGCCGAACCACTCGGGCAGGGAGAGGTCACGGGCGCAGCGGTCCATCAGGCCCGCCTTGTCCGTGACCCCTTCGAGGTCGAGGACGACCACGATCCGGCCCGCCGGGTCGTGCACCCCGTGCGTCTGACCGACCACCCGTCAGACTCCGTCCGGGTCGGCGCGGTTGAGCGCGGGCTTCGGTGCCGGGCCCGCCGTCATGAGGTAGTCCGCGGCCGACGTGTCCGTCACCAGGCTGGTGACGAGCCCGGA
This genomic stretch from Streptomyces sp. Go-475 harbors:
- a CDS encoding barstar family protein codes for the protein MVGQTHGVHDPAGRIVVVLDLEGVTDKAGLMDRCARDLSLPEWFGRNWDALADCLADPALWPEGAVDRGLLVVVRGWRAYAEARPEEWQVAEEIFAEATDRGPGLFVTLGLGESSERPPDQPG